GTCACGTTCTATGGGAATAGAGGACGGACACTGGCAGTGTCTGCTCTGCGGCAACAGCCGGCAACAGCTCGAAACCTCAGGTCCCGACTACGAATACGCCAGCGTTCCAGGACAGTTCACGCTCTCGCGCTGCACCAGCTGCGGTCACGTCTCGCTGAATCCGATTCCACCACCTGAAGCAGCCGCCGCCCTGTATCCGGCGGCCTACTACACCATCAATCCACGATCTCCCTTGTATCTCCAGGGCTTCATCTACAAACGAAAGATCCGCGAAGATATCCGGCGAATCCTCTCCGCGGTGGACGTCCCGCAATTGCGCTCGATCGTCGATGTCGGCTGTGGCGACGCCGCGCGCTTATTCGAGCTTCGGGGCATCGCTCCGCCCGAAACGGAATGCATCGGACTCGATCTACAGTTTCAGCCGGAACTGGTGAAGCGCGCCAGGGCCGCTCGGATCGACCTTGTGGAAGGAAGCGAAACGAACCTGAACAGCCTGCGCGAGGACGCGCACGACCTGATGATCATGAGTCAGATTCTGGAACACCTCCGCGATCCGGTCGCTGTTCTGGAGAGACTTCGTTCCAAACTGACTCGAAACGGACTCCTGCTGGTGGAGACGCCGAACCGCGGCGGTTTGGATTACTCGCTGTTTCGCGGCCGCTACTGGGGCGGCTATCATCTGCCGCGGCACTTTC
The nucleotide sequence above comes from Terriglobia bacterium. Encoded proteins:
- a CDS encoding class I SAM-dependent methyltransferase, producing MGIEDGHWQCLLCGNSRQQLETSGPDYEYASVPGQFTLSRCTSCGHVSLNPIPPPEAAAALYPAAYYTINPRSPLYLQGFIYKRKIREDIRRILSAVDVPQLRSIVDVGCGDAARLFELRGIAPPETECIGLDLQFQPELVKRARAARIDLVEGSETNLNSLREDAHDLMIMSQILEHLRDPVAVLERLRSKLTRNGLLLVETPNRGGLDYSLFRGRYWGGYHLPRHFHLFTRDSLAQTAKRSGYRIVRQGCLPSPGFWIMSFRNALGLRSSQYSRSVFEFLNFSNILAVGTFTALDLVCITFGLSTSNQYVLLARE